Below is a genomic region from Alphaproteobacteria bacterium.
CGCGGGGGTGACGGGAAAAACTAAGCTGAACAGGCTCGCTTCGTGAGCGTCCGCCTCCCCCTCAGTCTTGGCATGGCGGGCCCCTTCGCCTGCTTCAGCCGGAACCCGGAACCTCGAAGGCGAACCGGATCGCCTCTTCGAGGACTGCGGCGTCGATGTCGGCCAGCGACCTGAACCTGATGCAATAGCCGGTGACGGAGGCCTTGCCGAGCCTCGGCCCATAGGCCTGGGCGAGGTGTTTCTTGTCTTCGATGCCGATGATGTAGACCGAGATCCCGGCCGTGTTGGCGCTGAGGCCGATGCGGTAGAAATCCCT
It encodes:
- a CDS encoding DUF1801 domain-containing protein; protein product: MNVEAQIEAYLAGQGARKRDEMRALHRLILDSSPGCRLWFLDGRNEEGKIVSNPNIGYGHRAIAYAGGKSRDFYRIGLSANTAGISVYIIGIEDKKHLAQAYGPRLGKASVTGYCIRFRSLADIDAAVLEEAIRFAFEVPGSG